TGCTGCTGATGCTTCCGGATacgtgtcccccgccccccctcggAGCAGCCAAGTGGGGACCTCCTGTGCCCTGATGCACTTTCTGCTCCGTCAGGGGTAGAAGTCAAACCCGACAGACTGCTCTCTCCGGGACAGCCGGCCTGTCCTCTGGGCAGTGAATGGTCACCGCAGGGTGGCCGGGTGGCCAGGAGGCAAGGGAGGTGCTCTCTGCCACTGAGGGGACTGAGGGGCACACCCCGTGGGGGACGGGACGGTGGACGGTGGGTGGCGTGTGGGGCCTCCCTCCGCAACTCCCCGTGGGCGGGGCGACCGGTTCAGCCTGAATTTCAGGTCACGAATCCTGTGGCGGCTCACCCGCTGCCTGGTGCTGGTGGTGGCCCGGTGTGGGTGTCGTGTGTGCGGCTCTGTCCACTGGCCCACCTGACCACCTTCCCCACAGAACTcggggccagagagggaggacGCTCACCACGTCGGCCACGTGCTCGATGAAGATCTGGTGGCCAAACTTCATCTTGTCGATCACCTCTCCCGGAACATCCGTCCGCAGGTGCCGCTGCCCCGCAATGAGCTGCTGCAGACGCAGGTCCGGGAAGACGTCTTCGGTGCAGACGTACACGGCCCCTGGGgcggcacgggggggggggggtcagcccGCCCCCCTGTGGCTTCCCCGCACGGGGGCTGGTCTCCCTTGCCGCCCCCTTGCTGTCAGGACGCCACCGGGACGCCACCCCGCGGGTCTGCCCCAGCCTGTCTCGAGTGGAAGCCAGTGGGATCATCAGGGCCCGCGGGCTTCCGGAAATGCCCTGCCTGCACACGCTCTTGGATTCCCCTCAGAGGCTCTGCCGGAGCATGCTTCCCAGATTCCCAGATTCTCCTTTCGAGGCCGCTCCTGTGATCCTGGGCTGCTGTGACCTGAACACCCTGGGGTGACGCCCTGGCTCCCCTGTGCCAATGTACCCCAGGTCCGCTGGGAAGAACTGGGGACCGTCACAAACGAACCCTAATGTCTGTGGCAACTGATTTTCAACGAAGGTCCCGGGACAGTCCGGTGAGAGAGAGCAGTCTTCCCTGTGAATGGTGCGGGGACGCGGGGACCAGGCCCTCCCTCACCCCCGGCACGGACTCCATCCGCCCATCGAACGCCAGAGCCGACGCTTTCAAACTCCGGAGAGCACGCGGGTGGGTGTTCGGGACTCTGGGTTGGGCGAGGGGGTCTCCGATGTGGCACAGACCGCACAAgtgagaaaaggcagagagagaaactggactCGATCACAGGATAACCCACAAGAAAACGAGGAGACCCCTGCAGAAAACACGGTGAATTCCGTGTCTGGGGAGAGGCTCGCGTCCGGATCACACGAGGATCCTACAAGCCGGCCACAGAAGGCGACCCAACCGCGAACCGGGGCAAAGGCTCCaaagagacatttctccacagGAAACGTCCGCTGACCGGCTTCCAAGGCCAAGTCCGTCCACCTGGCACCGGGAACCTGCACCCTCGCCCAGAGGTGCAGGGGCAGGGGTGACACAGAGGCCCGCCACGGGTGAGCAACCCCCATGCGCGGTCCAGAGGCCCCCGCCCACGGCCGGGCTCACGGGAGCGGCACCGACCCCAGTCCTCGGCTCTCGGGACATAGGGGAAGCAGGAGAGGTCCCCGAGCGAAGCCCCTGCTGCCAGCGCCCCGCATGGGTCCCAGTGGCGTGCGTGTGTCACCGGGTGGTGAGGTCTGGCCCCGGCCGCATGCCCCGCCCACCGCGTGGCCCAGCCGGTCCGGGAAGCCGGGCGAGCAGATGAGCTCGGGAGGAACCGTGCAACGTTTACCGAGGAGCTACCGAGGTGCGACCCGTCCGCTCTGGCACCACATTTAGTAAGAACGATTGAAGTTTTTAACGCTCAGAGACCCGCACGGGCAGCCTGGAAAAATCCCTCCACCGCACGCCCTGTGAAGACTTGACAGACGCAAAACCGCGTCAGGGGCCGGCCGCCCCCGCTGTCCTCGGTGGTCCTGTCTGCCCCGTccccaaaagggaaaaagaggaaaatgtttgcCCGAGGTTTCCAGCCCCATGGACCACGTGGTTTGCAGGCTGGCGGCGGGAGAGCGCGCAGAAGTGCCTAAGGGGGACTTTGTGCCCAGACGGAGACTGTCCCTGGGTCCTTGAGGGAGCAGGGGCCACTTCCTACGGAGGGCAGGCTACAGGGCCCACGGCCCTCAGACCTGCCCTCTCCCTCGGGTGGAATCCACGGCGCATGCGGAGAGAGACGGGGACCCGGGAAGATGGCCCTGGAGGTGGCGGCGGGCCCCGACTCGGTGAGTGCGACCTGGGCACGGCCGGGACCCCCGCCTCCCCCAACTCTGCCCCCGCCCGCCTGAGGGGACAGCCACTCACCGGCCTCCAGGCCTCCGTGCCGCGGAGGGAACTGCACGGTCAGGCAGAGCTGCAGGGCCAGCTGGGTCTTCCCGGCGGAGCTATGACCGGCCAGCTCGGTGACACCGTCCAGGGGCAGGCCGCCGCGGAGAAGGCCGTCCAGCACGGGGCAGCCCAGGCTCAGGCGCTGGTGCTGGGTGGGGAACCTCTTCTTCTGCTGGTGCAGATGCAGAGCTGGGGGCGCAGGGGGCGTCGGTCACCACGTGCCGGAGGCCCAGGCGACCTCGGAGccagaaggcagggaggaggcggGCGTGGAAGCTTCTCCTAGCTGCTGTGCTCTCTGGGCACCCGTGGGCTCTGGGTCTGCTTGCCGACCCACCCCCGCTTCCTGCACTGCCTGGCCTGGTCCCATCTCTTCCGTCCCCCTGCCCTTGCCCTGTACACCTGCTATGTCCCTGTCCTGATGCTGTGACCGTGGCCCTGCGTCAATCCCTCCCCAGGCTTGGGCAGAGCAGAggcctctcctcaccccccacccgcccccagtGCCCACCTGTGAAGACGCTGCTTCCCCGCAGGTGCAGGGAGGCCGTTCTCAGCAAGTGTTGCACGTCGAGGCTGGAGAGGCCGGTTAGTCTCTGCAGGTCTGGTCCAGAAAAATGCAAAACCTCCTTTATTGACTTCAGTTTGGCTGAAATTACACAAAGACAGAACAGGACAAGTTCAGACTACAGTAACGCAAGGCAGCATGGCAAAGACAACGGGTGTTTTCCGGAACACTGTCTTCCAGTTCTGGGGACCCAGCGGGCAGGGGCTAGATCCGTCCACTCCCTGAAGCCATGGGAGCCCCTGGACAGAGTGTGAGGACagcagtggggagggaaggggcccgAGAGGGGGACGGGCCTCTCCCAGGTGCCCAGAGCACGTCAGCCACCTGCCGTGGCCACATCCTGAAAACGTGTCCCAAGGAAGGGCGTTTCTGTGGCCAGGCAGGCCGACACCAAGGCAAGGCTTGAGGGTGACCCCGGGGCAGGGTGAGAACCGTGCAGTTAGGAAAGCCAAGCCGGGCTCCAAACAAACGTCACTGCAGCGGGAAGGCGGGGACCGGTTACAATGCCAGTGGCAACAGCCGGGTGGGGGGGCGGGTCACAGAGTTAAGATATCCAGAAGATCTGGTATTTGGGGAGGAGAGCGGATAAATTACTGTTGGGCGTGGATAAGTACATTACTTGCGAgctagtaggaaaaaaaatgcgCTAAAAAATGTTTCCAACCGACCCAGATGGCAAAAAAGGGAGAACAACacaaaaagcaacagaatagGTAGCTCAGCAAAAGAGAGAGTTAGACCCAAACATACCAGGAATTACCTTAAATACATGTGCACTGAAGGCTCCAGTGaaaagacagatggacagactGGACCAAagggaaaacacaacaaaatgacTGAAAGGCTCTGGAAGAGCCAAGAGCCAAGGACGAGGGAGCAGGACCAGAGACTGTTCCCCCACGTAAGACATCACCAAGTCGCCCCCACGTGTACTCCGGCTTCCAAGCTTTGTGATCAACAAGCTTCCCTGTCACATGCCCCGGGAGACGGGGGAGATGGGAGGCCCAGCACGCCAGCTGGTGCAGGGCAGCTGGGGAAGGACGCACCGGGAGACAAACACAGCGGGGAAGCCGTCCAGCTCACCCATTTGGGCACTTAAAACAGAGGCACCCGTAGCTGACATACTGGACGATGTGGGAAAAGACAACGAGACGTACACggaaaacacagaatttgaaaaaaggagGCAACTACCAACTTTGGGGGGAAGTAATAAGaaaggaaaccgtcaaaacctCGCAGTTCAGCAGCAGTAATGATGTCCCCGGTCACAGCCCTCACGGCCCAAACTGTGCTCCcactgtggtgggggagggggaagtagGTGCACCAGGAAGCCAGCCCTCACCCGTCACAGGCGCTCCGTGCGTGATCGCAGACGCTGACAAACCGAACACAGCGGCGTAAGCACGTTCTTAGAAGTCCAGatgtaaatacaaagaaattggcaaaagactCCCGAGTGGCGGAAGTGGTTGTTTCACGTTTTAGAAAATAAACGTGTATTactttgatgaaaataaaatttaacttgaaaaaagtccacacgcacacacacacccccctgaAGACCCTGCAGCACATTCCAGCACTGGCTGCTCATCAGGAGTAGCTGTCTTGGGGAAGGGGGACTCGGCAACCTCGCCGTGTCTCACGGACACGACACACAAGTCCACCCACACGCTTCACGTATCTACTCGACACAAACGCCGGTAAACGTACCTTTCTTGAGCGCAGTACTAATTCTGGGATTCAGGTCCAACTGATCCAAATCCATTTCTTCAACAGGTTGACTGCGACCACGGATAATCTCCCAGGGACACAAATGCCGATGTGCTCGTTGTCAGTGCAAACCCCCCAGGAGCAGAGCACCGCGGGGTGACAGTGGCTTGGGTACGCAGTCTCCTTTGTGACGGGTTCACCGTCAGCCCTGAGGTCGGAGGAGAGACTTCACTGCACCAGGAAAACCACTGAAGTAAGTCTAAGGCGAAACCTGGCTTAGAGGAACCATTTGGTACCTCAGAAACCAAGACTCGATCCGCACAGTAATGCGGCTGAAGGGATGTCCCCCGGCCACCCCCACTCTAAAGGCCGGGGCAGCGCAAGGCAGTCCCCGTTCCATCCCCTGCAGAAAGTGTTAGAAATGAGCATGTGCTTCAACCCGGAGTCCCGGCCTGGAGACCTGGTACACGGGTGAGCACCCTGCCTGGCCCACTCTGGGGTGAGGACGACGCAGACAGGGACCATGCCCATTGGGCTCACGCGAATGAAGCGTCTTCTGCATTCGGCACAAGTGTGTCCCCGCGGGGAtttggaaagaatggaaaaagtgaCTTTTGAATCCTGCGAGACGTTTTCAAGCGGGAACCTCCCCGACCACCCAGCTGTTTCGGCAGAGAACAGCAGAGACCGTGTggccggccccgcccctctcctGGCCAGCAGCCCTCCCGAGGCCCAGACCGCGCACTGAGTGCCGTGGGGACTGGAGCCCAGCCCGACCCTCGCTGGTCGCCCTACTCAGCCCAGGGTCACCCAGACACTCTCTAGCAAGCCACGTTTCCATGTTGGCCTCCTAGATCAGCAAGGGTGAGAAGGCAGCGGGGCGTGTGGGAACACCAAGGCCGGCAGCCACTCAGGCTGAACCCAGGGCCCAGGTCCACCAGCAAGGCCTCAGCCGGGGGGAAGGTCGGAGGTCGCCTCCCCTTGCAGCGCTTAGAGTGTTACTGATTTGGACAACATCGGGTTGATTTTGGAGCTTCGAGAAGCAGGTCGCCTGCACGGTCACGTTCACAGGCTGGTCAGGGAAACTGGTGTGGCAGGGAGAAATCCAAAACACCCAGAACTGACAGCACAGGAGCCTGACGCTCAGGCGTGAGCAGGAGCTCCCAGGCCAGGGCTGACAGGAAGCATGCCGAGGCCGGGGAGGACACACACAGCCCCGACTCCCCCGCGGCCCCCCGACGGCCACCAGGACTGCAAATTGGAGGACAGCGGGGTCACCGTCAGAGGTGCCTGAACGCAGGGCCCCAGTGCCAGCCACACACAGCGAGAGGAGGTGAGGACGGTGACGAGCTCCGAAGGTGCCCTGAGCATATGGAAGGTTCTAGTGGGCTGGTGATGTGTGTGACGTTTGGTTCCTGAAGACAGAAAGCAGGTAAGCAAGAAAAAGATCATCTCCAGGACAAGTAGTAAGTTGCTAAAGGACACGTGGTGTGCCTTCCTGGCTTGGTGGGGAGAGCACCTCTGGGAGCCCTGAGGACAAGAGCGGGAAGAGGTGACCCAGGGAGGCACCACCCAAAACCTCCTCCAGGACAAGAGAACGCCTGGACAAGATACCAAGTCTGTTGTTTCCAAATTCCAGAGATGGTgcgtgtcccccccacccccagactgtGGAAAGGCCCTGGGGCGTGCCTGGGGGAGGGAAGGCCTTGATGTGACACACGCGGCCAACAGGCTGGACTGGGGTCTGGACTGTGAAGATGAATGGCCAGGAGAGGGACGTGCCTGGATACTAAACTCAGATTCTGACCAGCCACTAGACACAGGGCAGTATATCAGGGCAGGTGACCACAGCGCCTCGAACCTATGTGGTGGGGGAACGGGGCATCCGGAAGCAGAGTGACCACTGGTGGAGCACCTGCGTAAACCAGACACTGACCGGGAGCTGGACAGACAGGCCCAGGTGGGCGCCccgtccccccacctccctaGAGGCAGGGGCGTGAGCCAGCCATCCTCCAGGCCCGCGCTCCTCCAGCAAGGGAGAGGCCTGGGCACGGAGCACGCCCACAGCGGGCCCGGACAGATGAAGCAGCTTCCCGGAGCATTAACGTTAAGTTCCTGTTTAAGGGGACAGTTAACATGCCCTGCCGCTGGGCGAGGGGGCCAGAGCTGTAGGAGAGAACCCAACGTTTGTGGGAACCAGTAGAATCGAATATGACTTTCAAGCAACTCAGGTCCTGCCAGAGGGAAGCCCTGAGCCTTCCCAGGGGGAATCACACTCTCCTGCTTCAGGGCCCCTTGGGCGGAGGCCTGAGGACCCCGACTGccaacccaccccacccctgcccctcccgggGATGGAAAGTTCCAGCTACAGACAGACTGGCCCACCGGCCCACCTGCACTCCGGCAGCAAAACTCAGGTTTCCAGTAGCTTTGGCGGACTTACAAAAGAGGGCAGGGCACGGCGCCCCCACAGAGAGGGCTGCCCAAATCTCCCACAGAACAGAACCAAAGCCCGTGTCTCTCGCAAGTTCAAAGCTGAATACAGGCGGCCCCACTGATGCCCCAAACTCACCGGAGGAGTGCAGACAGTTATCAGACACACAGTCCGTTCCCAGGACTGTTCCAGGCACCTCGCACAACACGAACTCAAGCCTCGCAACAGCAGTGTTCCCACCTCGGCGTGGCTGACTAGGAAACGGACAAGCCAAGGTCATACAGTCAGCAAGTGGGATGCAGGTCCTGGCTGTTTGTTCCAAGTTCTTGACCCGCCTGTTAACAAATCCCACAGGAGCTGCTCAGTCTCCCCGCTCTCCTGCCTGCGGGGTGCCTCCCCGGGTGGGAGCAGCCGGCTCTCCCTCCAGACTGGGCATCTTTTCTGGCTTCCCCTCCCCGGAGGGGGTGATGAGCCCTCCCGGCAGGGAACGCCCCCCGGTGACTTGGGGGCCGTGCCTGGGCACCACGGTGGTTTCTCCAGAGCAGCCTGGCCTGGACACTGGGGCCCTCGTCCCTTCTCAAAACCCTCTTCCTCCTTTGAgagccccttcccttcccagcccctgAACCATCTTGTCCCGTTCCCCCCAGCGGCTCCTCCACAGCGGGGGTCCCGCAGACCCACCATgaccccgccctcccccacccctgcacacctCGACTTCATGCAGTCCTCGCTCACCTTTCACCCAGCGCGGCGGCCTGCTCCGGTCCCTACGGATGACAGCCCCGAGGGCGGGCCTCTGCGGCCCCCGCACCCCGGCTTCCGAGCCCACCTTCCTTCCCACCGCCAGGACCCCGGCTTCGGCTGTCCCTTCCGCCCGCCCGCGGGCTTCGACGGTGCGGACGACCCTCGCCCCCGCGCCGCGCGCCCCACGGCCAGCCACTCTCACCCCGCGCGCGCTCCGCTCGCCTCTTCGCACTGCCCAGCCCCCTACAGCCTCCTCTTCCAATGAGAGCCGGGCGCCCCTGCTTGGATTCGCCAATGAGAGAGGAAGCAGCATACGACGCAGACTAACTAGCCAATCCAAAGTCTCCATCCTCCCGAGGGGGGCGGGGTGTGCCTGGGCGGGCCCTCACTGCCGATTGGTGTCGGGCCGCGGAGTGGCCGGGGAGGTGCCACTGCGTGGATTGAACAGCTCAGCGTTGGGGCGGGTCCCGGGTGCCGATTGGCCCGCTCTCCCGGACGGGCGTGGCGATTGGACGCGGCCGTTGTCATCCacgcgggcggggcggggcggggctcctGACGGGGCGAGGGCCCGGGCCTCGGGCGAGCGCTGTGGCGGCGTCATGTCCTCCGAGGTGGCCGCGCGCCGCGACGCCAAGAAGCTGGTGCGCTCCCCCAGCGGCCTGCGCATGGTGCCCGAGCACCGCGCCTTTGGCAGCCCCTTCGGCCTGGAGGAGCCGCAGTGGGTCCCGGATAAGGAGGTAGGTCGCCACCGCCCGCCGGCTTCCCGCCCCCCCGTCCGCGCCCAGGATCCCCTTCCGAGGCTAAGGCTACCCGGTCCGCGCGCCCCAGGCCCGCCGTGCCTCCCTGGTGCCCCGACCCGGGCCCCCGAAGCGCTTCGTCTGGCTCCTGCTGCCCTTCCGGGGCCCCCCACGGCCGCCGTCGGTACCCCGGGTTCCCGGTGACCGCGCTCCAGCCCTCCCGGGGCCTTGGGCACAGTGCCCTCTGCCTGGTTCCCTCTCGGGGCGTCCAGGCTCGCCCACTCCCCACTCAGGTGCGTCCCGCAAGGACCGCCCCTCCTGCTCTGTCCGGGTCTCGGCCCACCTGAGAGGTCACGTGGGAATTCCACTTCCATTGGATGAGCTGCTCAGCTGGGGCCCCTGAGACGCCGTCGCTGCCCCTGCCccgtggtggggggtggagaggccCCCCGCCTCCTTAGAAGGCGGCGCGCTCCGGGTTGGGGGGGTGCCGCGCGGAGGGCTGGCTTTGAGTGGGAGGTTGCAGGTGGACAGTAAGGAGGGCGTCCTGGCAGGCACCGCACCTGCTTGcaggggtcaggggtggggaggcCCCGCGCTGTCCCTGTGGGCGGGGTGGGTGCGGCCCCTTCTGAAGGCCCTTGCGTGGCAGGCCAGGGGGTTTGGACCCGATCCCGTAAGCCAGCAGCTCTCAGCTCCGGGAGGCCACGGGGAGGAACTCCGTGCGTTCCTGTAGATCCGTCCGTCCTAAAGAAGTCAGCGCGCCGTGATGGTTGAGTCGCTTTAAGTGACAAGCGCCCCTGCGTCCTGAGACGCCTTCCTCCCCCAGAACGGTAGTTACGGGCTGCAGGCTGTCGGCACCGGAGTGAAATCAGGTGTCCGAGGCGAGGCAGGCccgcccgagctggggaggggcggcggggcaGGGCGGCGGCGAGGAGAGGCCCCgcggccgccgcccccgccctcctgccctccccgccctccccactGTCGCGTGCTCCCCgggcccttccctcccctcccctgttgcCCTGTTTGTGCTCTTTATTTTGCGCGCTTTTACCCTTGGCGCTGGTgctctctgagctgacagcgcgtACCTTCCCCACTTGGGCTCCCCGGTTCGTGCTGTG
This window of the Prionailurus viverrinus isolate Anna chromosome B3, UM_Priviv_1.0, whole genome shotgun sequence genome carries:
- the XRCC3 gene encoding DNA repair protein XRCC3, with translation MDLDQLDLNPRISTALKKAKLKSIKEVLHFSGPDLQRLTGLSSLDVQHLLRTASLHLRGSSVFTALHLHQQKKRFPTQHQRLSLGCPVLDGLLRGGLPLDGVTELAGHSSAGKTQLALQLCLTVQFPPRHGGLEAGAVYVCTEDVFPDLRLQQLIAGQRHLRTDVPGEVIDKMKFGHQIFIEHVADVDALLECVSKKVPVLLSRGMARLVVIDSVAAPFRCEFDGLASMPRARRLQALGATLRRLSSTFRSPVLCINQVTEAMEERGTAPGPQGLWEERVSPALGMTWSNQLLMRLMVSRRRPEEEAVLPPPGRPDRTLRVIFAPHLPPSSCSYTVSMEGVRGTPGTEAR
- the ZFYVE21 gene encoding LOW QUALITY PROTEIN: zinc finger FYVE domain-containing protein 21 (The sequence of the model RefSeq protein was modified relative to this genomic sequence to represent the inferred CDS: inserted 2 bases in 1 codon); amino-acid sequence: MTAPRAGLCGPRTPASEPTFLPTARTPASAVPSARPRASTVRTTLAPAPRAPRPATLTPRALRSPLRTAQPPTASSSNESRAPLLGFANERGSSIRRRLTSQSKVSILPRGAGCAWAGPHCRLVSGRGVAGEVPLRGLNSSALGRVPGADWPALPDGRGDWTRPLSSTRAGRGGAPDGARARASGERCGGVMSSEVAARRDAKKLVRSPSGLRMVPEHRAFGSPFGLEEPQWVPDKECPRCMQCDAKFDFLTRKHHCRRCGKCFCDKCCGQKVPLRRMCFVDPVRQCAECALVSHKEAEFYDKQLKVLLSGATFSXNFWNSEKPETMVCRLSNNQRYLLLDGDSRHEIDIAHISTVQILTEGFPPGEKDTHTYTSLLGSQPASEGGNARATGMSLRFAAPGAEGPTQLKLTAGEDAHASRRQSTAWLAAMHKATKLLYESRDQ